A window from Tindallia magadiensis encodes these proteins:
- a CDS encoding sulfotransferase family protein, producing the protein MLRRKAVWMVFKKRIIIGGLPRSGSTLLRFLLDSSKDIIAGPETRFFLEPLYRHHLLEEKNSSTSQTLLNKLGIDKDKSIDIMHAAKHSIGAFDEIMREYAKAARVTKAAWAEKTPANCFHYHRLAAEDNNLYFISTVRNGLDVITSKRDEESKDYWCSVQRYNDTMRSIYSCTHNRHFILRYEQLVEFPEATLRSLFDFLGLFFEDKILEEYNKESMTRDLTKVNQPKLVNPIEKTWVNRYKDEKHKERVEEFLDNEEAVHWHTYSGYTLPE; encoded by the coding sequence ATGTTAAGAAGAAAGGCTGTGTGGATGGTGTTCAAGAAAAGAATAATTATTGGTGGACTTCCGAGATCAGGGTCTACACTGTTGAGATTTTTACTGGATAGCTCAAAAGATATTATTGCTGGACCAGAAACGAGATTTTTTTTGGAGCCACTTTATAGGCATCATTTACTAGAAGAAAAGAATAGTAGCACGAGCCAGACGCTACTTAATAAATTGGGAATAGATAAAGACAAAAGTATTGATATTATGCATGCGGCCAAACATTCGATTGGAGCCTTCGATGAAATTATGCGTGAATATGCAAAAGCTGCCAGGGTGACAAAGGCTGCATGGGCCGAAAAAACTCCTGCAAACTGTTTCCATTACCATCGTTTGGCAGCGGAAGATAATAATCTTTATTTTATTAGTACGGTTAGAAATGGATTAGATGTTATAACATCAAAGAGGGATGAAGAAAGCAAAGACTATTGGTGTTCTGTTCAAAGATATAACGATACAATGCGATCAATTTATTCTTGCACTCACAATAGGCACTTTATTTTAAGATATGAACAACTTGTTGAATTTCCAGAGGCGACTCTACGCAGCTTATTTGATTTTCTCGGGTTGTTTTTTGAGGATAAAATACTGGAAGAGTATAATAAAGAATCAATGACAAGAGATCTGACAAAAGTAAATCAGCCCAAATTGGTTAATCCCATCGAAAAAACATGGGTGAATAGATACAAGGATGAAAAGCACAAAGAACGTGTGGAGGAATTCCTTGATAACGAAGAAGCAGTGCATTGGCATACTTACTCAGGGTATACACTGCCAGAATGA
- the cysQ gene encoding 3'(2'),5'-bisphosphate nucleotidase CysQ, with amino-acid sequence MTNTNELRKIKELACKAGNSIMNIYHTNFTVEHKADQSPLTMADQQANEIIVEGLKKEFSEVAILSEESRDDRSRLEEEYCFIVDPLDGTKEFINRNGQFTVNIGLVKHQRVVMGVVYVPVTQTLYYAAKGEGAFKENLQTGEKTRLMVSDRLEELVWVGSRSHSSEREAALIEEKQHLITETMSAGSSLKGCMVAEGKADVYYRFGLTSEWDTAAMQCVVEEAGGIFRQMDGSEMLYNRENSLNEKGFFVVNRKENIWV; translated from the coding sequence ATGACGAACACAAATGAACTGCGCAAAATAAAAGAACTAGCTTGCAAAGCTGGCAACTCCATTATGAATATCTACCATACCAACTTCACTGTTGAACATAAAGCAGATCAGTCTCCTTTAACCATGGCAGATCAGCAAGCAAACGAGATCATTGTTGAAGGGCTGAAAAAAGAATTTTCGGAAGTAGCTATTTTATCGGAAGAGTCTCGGGATGATAGGAGCCGGCTGGAAGAGGAATACTGCTTTATTGTGGATCCGCTGGATGGAACGAAGGAGTTTATTAACCGTAACGGACAGTTTACGGTTAATATTGGGCTGGTGAAACATCAACGGGTAGTGATGGGAGTGGTATATGTACCGGTTACTCAGACGTTGTACTATGCGGCTAAGGGTGAAGGTGCTTTTAAGGAAAATCTTCAGACTGGGGAGAAAACCCGACTTATGGTGAGCGATAGGTTGGAGGAATTGGTATGGGTTGGGAGTCGATCTCATTCGTCAGAAAGAGAAGCGGCTCTAATAGAAGAGAAGCAGCATCTGATAACTGAAACAATGAGTGCTGGCAGCTCGTTAAAGGGCTGCATGGTGGCGGAAGGTAAAGCGGATGTGTATTATCGTTTTGGCTTAACCTCGGAATGGGATACGGCAGCCATGCAATGTGTGGTGGAAGAGGCCGGGGGAATCTTCCGGCAGATGGATGGTTCTGAAATGCTTTATAACCGGGAGAACTCTCTAAACGAAAAAGGGTTTTTTGTGGTAAACCGAAAAGAAAATATATGGGTGTAG
- the cysD gene encoding sulfate adenylyltransferase subunit CysD: protein MKELTHLDQLEAEAIYIIREVAAECEKPVMLYSIGKDSSVMLHLAMKAFYPQKPPFPLMHIDTTWKFKEMTEFRDRKAKELGIDLIVHTNQEGVKQGINPFDHGAAYTDIMKTQALKDGLDQYQFTAIFGGARRDEEKSRAKERIFSFRNAAHAWDPKNQRPEMWKLYNTRMNKGESIRVFPLSNWTEKDIWQYIKREDIDIVPLYYAKERPVVIRDGNIILVDDERMRLLPGEEPEMKKVRFRTLGCYPLTGGHESDADTLDAIIEETLGAISSERTSRVIDHEAAGSMERRKREGYF from the coding sequence GTGAAAGAATTGACGCATTTGGATCAGTTGGAAGCAGAAGCAATTTATATTATCCGGGAAGTGGCGGCGGAGTGTGAAAAACCGGTAATGCTGTATTCGATCGGAAAAGACAGTTCGGTGATGCTGCATTTAGCGATGAAGGCTTTTTATCCGCAGAAACCACCTTTCCCATTAATGCATATTGATACTACCTGGAAATTTAAAGAAATGACAGAATTTAGAGATCGAAAGGCAAAAGAACTGGGCATTGACCTGATTGTACATACCAATCAGGAAGGTGTGAAGCAGGGCATCAATCCTTTTGATCATGGGGCGGCCTATACAGATATTATGAAAACCCAGGCTCTAAAAGATGGATTGGATCAATATCAATTTACCGCTATTTTTGGTGGCGCTCGTAGGGATGAAGAAAAATCTCGGGCGAAGGAACGGATTTTTTCCTTTCGTAATGCGGCTCATGCCTGGGATCCTAAAAACCAGCGGCCGGAAATGTGGAAACTGTACAATACTCGCATGAACAAAGGGGAAAGCATCAGGGTATTTCCTTTGTCCAACTGGACAGAAAAAGACATTTGGCAATATATTAAGAGGGAAGACATTGATATTGTACCCCTTTACTATGCGAAGGAGAGGCCAGTGGTTATCAGGGATGGCAATATCATCCTGGTAGATGATGAACGGATGCGGCTTTTACCGGGGGAAGAACCGGAAATGAAAAAAGTGCGTTTTCGAACGTTGGGTTGTTATCCGCTTACCGGAGGGCATGAATCCGATGCGGATACGCTGGATGCTATTATTGAAGAGACGCTGGGGGCCATTTCTTCCGAGAGAACCAGCCGGGTCATCGATCATGAAGCGGCTGGCAGTATGGAACGTCGAAAACGGGAGGGGTACTTCTAA